The genomic stretch ATCCCGTGCCCGTAAGCGTTCGCCTTGCAGACTCCGAGAAATTTTGCGTTATCGTTCAGGCATTCACGCAGGATTTTAATATTGTGCACAAGTTCGTCTAAATTTATTTCTGCCCAAGTCCGTGAAGTAGCTGTCTCTAAATTATTCATGCCAAGAAAACCCCTTTTTTAAAAATTATTATACAGCACATCGCAAATCATGAGTCAAAATCACACAGGGGGACGCACGTAAAATATTATTTCGTGAAAAATTTATGTTATCGCAAAAAATTTTAACGCACGAAATTTTTATAACGAGGCACGAGGCAAACTCACGCAGGAGTCTCACGTAAAAATTATTTCATAAAAAATTTTATGTTATCGCAAAAATATATTTCTATAACGAGGCAACATAACGCGGGCGTCTTATGTAAAATATTTCTCATGAAAAATTTATGTCATCGCAAGAAAATTCGTGCTCAAAAATTGCATTTATACAAAAAATTTTATCTCTGTGAGTTCTTGCTATTACTTGAAAATTTTAATGTTTTTGTAGCTGTAAATGTAGCTGTAAAATTTGCATCCTTTGAAGTATAAAATTTATCTTGAGAGTATTATATCTCACAACACAAAATAATAATTTTTCAGCGAATCGACTGCACCCTATACGCGCATAACGAGATAATAAAATTTCATGATATAAACTTGAAAGGCTGATAATATTTCATGACAAGTAATAAATTTATCGCTGTATTTATCGGCAAAATGGGCGGGGACTTTTTCAGGCAGCTGCAAAAATATAATCTTGAAAATATTAATTATCTAGCTATAGATTTCGATCAAGAAAAAAATTTTAACGCTGATATAAATATTATAAGAATTTCGCCGGACTCTAAACCTGAAGACTACACGCAGCAATTAACAAATTATCTCGCTGGGAATTCTATATTATTTCTGTTCACAAGCACTGAGAATCTTTGTGAAATGTTATTAGGCCTGACTGTCTCGACTCTTGCTCGTAAAATGGGAATATTAAATATTGCTGCTGTGCTATCATATATGGCCTATGACGATGAAGAAAGCGCGGAAAAAGTCAAAAAATTTAAATCTATTACGGACGCGTTTATTTTATTGAGTTATTCTGAGAGTGAAGAGGGCGATTACAACGGGCTATTTTATGAGGGACTTTGCGATAGAATTTGCCGGGGTGTTCAGGGAATTAATTATTTATTTACTAAGCCGGGATTAATGCCGATTAAGTTCAACAAGTTAAAAAATTTTCTCTCTGAAATAGGCGCAGTAGAGTTTAGTACTTCACAAGGCGAGGGCGTAAAATCTATAGCATTAACTACGCTCAGGGCAATAGACTCAATCAGGGGCTATGAATATAAAAAAGTCTCAATAAATATAATTCCTGCGCTTGAATATTTTTACGATGCCGGGGCGATTTTGCGATATAGTTTCAGCGAGGCAGCAAGAGTCTTGATAATAATAGCAACGGGCAAAAATTTCACTTTAAAGAATTTATACAGGGCTGTGCAGATTGTAAAGAGCAGGGCAAACCCTAAAAAATGCAACTCTGCGCTAAAAATTTTATGGAGTCATGTTTTCGACGAGACATTAAAAGATTCAGAAGTCCGAGTTACGTTAATATCTTCATTCGGATTTGAGGCTCCGTCGGGGATTTATTACGAGACTTATGAGTATATGTTCAGGAATGAATCGCCCGATAAAATTTGCAATTTTTTCAAGAAAGATTTAATCTCGATTAATGACAAAGATAAGGCGTTCGGGATAAGATTTATAGAGGCTGTTGTGCGTTACGGGACGGCTGAATTATTAAATTTTTGCTTTGACAGGGGCTTAGATTATGACTCAGGCGGCATAAAAAATTTTGTTGACGATAATGACATAAGACTTGTAACTCCCTTTGAATCTTTAGAGTCTGCTATTGAATATAATAATCTCGACACGTTAAAAGTATTGCTTGAACACGGCATTATTTACGACAAGCACAGCGGGAGAACTGCTTTAATTATTGCGGCTCATCAAGAAAAATTTTATATAGCAAAATATTTAATAGATCATGGCTTTAACTTGAATGCTCGCGATAATGACGGCAGGACAGCTTTAATCTGGGCAGCGGGGCGGGTTAATTTAAAGATTACTCGTGAATTAGTGCGTGCAGGTGCTGATGTAAATATTCAAGACGACGAAGGCAACACGGCATTAACGGCAATCGGGGCGAATTACTGGCGCAAAGATAACGAGTCAGCCTCAAAAAAAGGCCTAGAAATTGCTAAACTCTTAATCAATAACGGCGCGGACGTGAATATTTTAAATCTTAAGGGAGAAAACGCGCTTATATGCTTGCTTGAAAGTTTTTTATATAATAAAAACGTGAACGGCGAAATTATAAATTTTTTAGTCGACTCGGGAATAAATATTAATCATGTCTCAAATAACGGAGACAGCGCGCTCTCTCTAGCAATAGAAAATCATTTGCCGGTTGTAACTGTTTTGCTGAGTGCCGGGGCTGATTTTAAAACTTTAACATTGAGGGATTCGACGTTATTTATATGAAATCATAGCTCTCTGTAATTATTAAGATTCGTTATAACGCGTTAAAGAATGGCAGTGCTGAAGAAAAACATAGAAAAATTTATTATTGACATGAGATTCAAAAATTGCCCTCGATGAGAGATTATCAAGGGCATTAAATTTTTTCATGTTATGAGAGTCTAAGCTCTTTTCTCATTTCGTCAAAAACTTTCTGAATCTTTGAGATTTGCTCTCTATAATTCTTTTCGTTGTATTCAAGAT from Synergistaceae bacterium encodes the following:
- a CDS encoding ankyrin repeat domain-containing protein, which translates into the protein MTSNKFIAVFIGKMGGDFFRQLQKYNLENINYLAIDFDQEKNFNADINIIRISPDSKPEDYTQQLTNYLAGNSILFLFTSTENLCEMLLGLTVSTLARKMGILNIAAVLSYMAYDDEESAEKVKKFKSITDAFILLSYSESEEGDYNGLFYEGLCDRICRGVQGINYLFTKPGLMPIKFNKLKNFLSEIGAVEFSTSQGEGVKSIALTTLRAIDSIRGYEYKKVSINIIPALEYFYDAGAILRYSFSEAARVLIIIATGKNFTLKNLYRAVQIVKSRANPKKCNSALKILWSHVFDETLKDSEVRVTLISSFGFEAPSGIYYETYEYMFRNESPDKICNFFKKDLISINDKDKAFGIRFIEAVVRYGTAELLNFCFDRGLDYDSGGIKNFVDDNDIRLVTPFESLESAIEYNNLDTLKVLLEHGIIYDKHSGRTALIIAAHQEKFYIAKYLIDHGFNLNARDNDGRTALIWAAGRVNLKITRELVRAGADVNIQDDEGNTALTAIGANYWRKDNESASKKGLEIAKLLINNGADVNILNLKGENALICLLESFLYNKNVNGEIINFLVDSGININHVSNNGDSALSLAIENHLPVVTVLLSAGADFKTLTLRDSTLFI